A window of Formosa sp. Hel1_31_208 contains these coding sequences:
- a CDS encoding TonB-dependent receptor domain-containing protein, whose translation MKKITQFLFMSLLLLSTAAMAQSTVKGKVVADGFPLPGANVVEKGTSNGVSTDIDGNFTLQTNAASGSIVISYVGYSSITLKFNGSQDLGSITLEADNSLQEVIVVGTGVIDIAEARQTPVAVSTIRGKDIQLKIAGNSEFTESMKNTPSIYVANQAGGFGDSQLFLRGFNDTNTAFLLNGQPINSVEDGRLFWSNWAGMADVANAVQIQRGLGSSKLAISSVGGTVNIVSKTTEQKKGGFFRVMGGNDSFMKATVAYNSGVNEKGWAFSVLVDHWQAHRKYSIGTAGQGQNYLFSVGYKPNDKNTFNFLLTGAPQWHDQNFSNDLEEYELYGEKYNGNTGFKDGERFSERRNYYHKPVANLNWDYNINEKLDLSTVLYASWGRGGGTGMLGRGSRIRNDIGEIVFDDIVDNNVAAADSNGFAGFNDARVRRASVNNHNWYGLLSNLNIESGENWTFNVGFDGRLYKGDHWRQINDLMGLSGFVDNFRTDRPDDYVFTTEFDANPWSALFETADESERTQFDYSENINYLGGFGQAEYSTDKFSVFVQAAVSTQSFQRTGRFIGTGNGLGESEKINKTGYQVKGGASYNLDEQHTVFANAGTFSRQPFLDNIFRDIRNSNDLVQPEIENEEILGLEAGYRFTNDVFRFNVDVYRTEWGNRFLSFGTELPMDEFGTYRFTDVTQIHQGVEFDFEYRPIGGDFTLRGYGSLGNWKYEGSTPFTLQNDDTTVFLETNGNVELTDVKVGNAPQTSFGAGFVYNITEGLSVDMDYNLFTDLYEFVDVEDVVDAALNDTTYQAEKLPAYTLADAGVTYRFDLGDNKMTFRANVNNVFNSAYINQRDNFGYFLGIGRTFNASLRYNF comes from the coding sequence ATGAAAAAAATTACTCAATTTTTATTTATGAGCTTATTGTTGCTTTCTACAGCAGCTATGGCTCAAAGTACTGTAAAAGGAAAGGTGGTCGCTGATGGCTTTCCATTACCTGGAGCAAACGTAGTTGAAAAAGGCACATCAAATGGTGTAAGTACCGATATTGATGGAAATTTCACCTTACAAACTAATGCTGCTAGCGGTTCTATCGTGATTTCTTACGTTGGATACTCAAGCATCACATTGAAGTTCAATGGGTCTCAAGATCTAGGATCTATTACTCTAGAAGCAGATAACTCACTACAAGAAGTTATTGTTGTTGGTACAGGAGTTATTGATATTGCTGAGGCAAGACAAACTCCAGTAGCCGTATCTACAATTAGAGGTAAAGATATTCAGTTGAAAATTGCTGGTAACTCTGAATTCACGGAATCAATGAAAAACACACCATCTATTTATGTAGCTAATCAAGCTGGTGGATTTGGTGATAGTCAATTATTTTTACGTGGTTTTAACGATACAAATACGGCTTTCCTTTTAAATGGACAACCTATTAATAGTGTTGAAGATGGTCGTTTGTTTTGGTCTAACTGGGCTGGTATGGCTGATGTTGCCAATGCCGTACAGATTCAAAGAGGTTTAGGGTCTTCTAAATTAGCAATCTCTTCAGTTGGTGGTACTGTTAACATTGTATCTAAAACGACTGAGCAGAAAAAAGGTGGTTTCTTCAGAGTCATGGGGGGTAACGATAGCTTTATGAAAGCAACTGTGGCTTACAACTCTGGTGTTAACGAGAAAGGCTGGGCGTTTTCAGTTTTAGTTGATCACTGGCAAGCACACAGAAAGTATTCTATTGGTACTGCTGGTCAAGGACAAAACTACTTATTCTCTGTTGGTTACAAGCCAAACGATAAAAACACATTCAACTTTTTATTAACGGGAGCACCACAATGGCATGATCAAAATTTTTCTAACGATTTAGAAGAATATGAGTTATATGGTGAGAAGTATAATGGAAATACAGGATTTAAAGATGGAGAGCGTTTTTCTGAAAGACGTAACTACTACCATAAGCCAGTAGCAAATCTTAACTGGGACTACAACATCAATGAAAAATTAGATTTATCTACCGTATTATATGCGTCTTGGGGACGAGGAGGTGGAACAGGGATGTTAGGTCGAGGTAGCCGTATCAGAAACGATATTGGTGAGATAGTATTTGATGATATCGTTGATAATAATGTTGCTGCGGCAGATTCTAATGGTTTTGCTGGTTTTAATGATGCTAGAGTAAGACGAGCGTCAGTTAATAATCATAACTGGTATGGATTATTATCTAATTTAAACATTGAATCTGGTGAAAACTGGACATTTAATGTAGGATTTGATGGTCGTTTATACAAAGGTGATCACTGGAGACAAATCAACGACTTGATGGGTCTTAGTGGTTTTGTAGATAATTTTAGAACCGATCGTCCAGATGATTATGTGTTTACTACTGAATTTGATGCCAACCCATGGTCGGCCTTATTTGAAACAGCAGACGAATCTGAACGTACGCAATTTGATTATTCTGAAAATATTAATTACTTAGGTGGTTTTGGTCAAGCTGAATATTCTACTGATAAATTCTCTGTATTCGTGCAGGCTGCAGTATCTACTCAGTCTTTCCAAAGAACAGGTCGTTTTATAGGAACAGGTAATGGTTTAGGTGAGTCTGAAAAAATTAATAAAACAGGTTACCAGGTTAAAGGTGGTGCATCTTATAACTTAGATGAACAACACACCGTTTTTGCAAATGCTGGTACATTCTCTCGTCAGCCATTCTTAGATAATATCTTTAGAGATATTAGAAACTCTAATGATTTAGTTCAACCAGAGATTGAAAACGAAGAAATCTTAGGTCTTGAAGCAGGATACCGTTTCACAAATGATGTGTTCAGATTTAACGTAGATGTATACAGAACCGAATGGGGTAATAGATTCCTATCATTTGGAACAGAATTACCAATGGATGAATTTGGAACATACCGTTTTACAGATGTAACACAAATTCACCAAGGTGTTGAATTTGATTTCGAATACCGTCCAATAGGAGGAGATTTCACATTAAGAGGTTACGGATCTTTAGGAAACTGGAAATATGAAGGATCTACGCCTTTTACCTTACAAAATGATGATACTACAGTTTTCCTAGAAACCAATGGAAATGTAGAATTAACAGATGTAAAAGTTGGTAATGCACCACAAACATCTTTTGGAGCTGGTTTTGTTTATAATATTACTGAAGGATTATCAGTAGATATGGATTATAACCTTTTCACAGACTTATATGAGTTTGTAGATGTTGAGGATGTTGTAGATGCAGCATTAAATGACACAACTTATCAAGCAGAAAAATTACCTGCTTACACATTGGCGGATGCTGGTGTAACTTACAGATTTGATCTTGGAGATAACAAGATGACATTTAGAGCAAACGTTAATAACGTATTTAACTCTGCTTATATCAACCAAAGAGATAACTTCGGTTACTTCCTAGGAATTGGAAGAACGTTCAACGCAAGTTTACGTTACAATTTCTAA
- the gldD gene encoding gliding motility lipoprotein GldD — protein sequence MRIKKILLPVMAFACISCGNDPLPKPKAMLRLDYQKPEYAKVDLPIPFTFEKNKAADNISKLKLDGINNSYGIDINYPDMKGTIYLTYKKVTADNLNNLLRDAQNLTQKHTMKADEIESIIYENPKQDVYGMFYEVGGNAASQSQFYVTDSTHHFLSGSLYFYTKPNYDSIYPAAVYLKNDIKHLMESIEWKK from the coding sequence ATGAGGATAAAAAAAATATTGCTGCCTGTGATGGCTTTTGCTTGTATCTCTTGCGGAAATGACCCCTTGCCGAAGCCCAAGGCGATGCTCAGACTAGACTATCAAAAACCAGAATATGCTAAAGTAGATTTGCCGATACCATTTACGTTTGAAAAGAATAAAGCTGCAGATAATATCTCTAAGCTAAAATTAGATGGTATTAATAATTCTTATGGTATTGATATTAATTATCCTGACATGAAAGGGACTATTTATCTTACTTATAAGAAAGTTACAGCTGATAATTTAAATAACTTATTACGAGATGCACAAAACTTAACTCAGAAGCACACGATGAAAGCCGATGAAATTGAAAGTATCATTTATGAGAATCCAAAACAGGATGTTTATGGAATGTTCTATGAAGTAGGTGGTAATGCTGCATCACAATCACAATTTTATGTCACAGACAGTACCCATCATTTTCTAAGTGGATCCTTATATTTCTATACAAAACCTAATTATGATTCTATTTATCCTGCAGCAGTATACTTAAAAAATGACATCAAACATTTGATGGAATCTATTGAATGGAAGAAATGA
- a CDS encoding gliding motility-associated protein GldE, producing MDPEPSSLIISILNVSASFLYGFVLLFILLLCSALISGAEVAFFSLTKSDIDNGLEENEKAFAVISKLLARPKKLLATILVANNFINIGIVILFAYLGERLFESIELSWLRFALEVVVITFLILLFGEIVPKIYASRNRVKFSLFMAIPLRILDVLFSPVSLPMRSITIGIQNRFGKQKSNLSVDQLSQALELTTEGDTTVEEHKILKGIVSFGNTDTKQVMRPRMDIFALSEDLNYAEIIPEVVKNGYSRIPVYKDSIDSVTGILYIKDLLPHIERKKFEWTTLLREPFFVPENKKLDDLMLEFQEKKVHLAIVVDEYGGTSGVISLEDVIEEIVGDISDEFDDDDVIYTKIDDKNYSFEGKTTLKDFYKIIKLEDESHFEDYKGEAETIAGFVLEISGIFPRLQSKINFKNYVFTIEAIDKKRIKQIKFTILD from the coding sequence TTGGACCCTGAACCCTCGAGTTTAATAATTAGCATACTCAATGTAAGCGCTTCCTTTCTCTACGGATTCGTATTACTTTTTATTTTGTTGCTCTGCTCTGCTCTTATATCTGGTGCAGAAGTCGCTTTTTTCTCTTTAACCAAATCTGATATTGACAATGGTTTAGAAGAAAATGAAAAAGCTTTTGCTGTTATTTCTAAACTATTAGCGCGCCCTAAAAAGCTTTTAGCCACAATATTAGTTGCCAACAACTTTATTAATATTGGCATCGTAATTCTCTTTGCTTATCTAGGTGAACGTTTATTTGAAAGCATTGAATTATCGTGGTTGCGTTTCGCATTAGAAGTAGTTGTTATCACCTTTTTAATTTTGCTCTTTGGTGAGATTGTCCCTAAAATATATGCCAGTAGAAATCGGGTGAAATTCTCTTTGTTTATGGCCATTCCATTAAGAATATTAGATGTACTATTTTCTCCTGTTAGTTTACCTATGCGCAGTATTACAATAGGCATTCAAAACCGATTTGGAAAGCAAAAATCAAACTTAAGTGTTGACCAGCTGTCCCAAGCTTTAGAGCTCACTACGGAAGGCGATACGACCGTAGAAGAACATAAAATACTTAAAGGAATTGTGTCTTTTGGTAATACCGATACCAAGCAAGTAATGCGACCTAGAATGGACATTTTTGCTCTGAGTGAAGATTTGAATTACGCAGAAATTATTCCAGAAGTGGTAAAAAATGGCTACTCTAGAATTCCAGTGTATAAAGATAGTATTGATAGTGTTACTGGAATATTATACATAAAGGACCTTCTGCCTCATATTGAACGAAAAAAGTTTGAATGGACGACCTTATTGCGTGAACCATTTTTTGTTCCTGAAAATAAAAAGTTGGATGATTTAATGTTAGAATTCCAAGAGAAGAAAGTGCATTTAGCCATTGTTGTAGACGAATATGGCGGTACATCAGGAGTGATTTCACTAGAAGATGTCATTGAAGAAATCGTTGGAGATATTAGTGATGAATTTGATGATGACGATGTCATCTACACAAAAATTGACGATAAAAATTATTCCTTTGAAGGGAAGACAACACTTAAAGACTTCTATAAAATCATTAAACTTGAAGATGAATCACATTTTGAAGATTATAAAGGTGAAGCGGAGACTATTGCTGGTTTTGTATTAGAGATTTCAGGAATTTTCCCAAGATTACAGAGTAAAATAAACTTTAAAAATTACGTTTTCACTATAGAAGCTATTGACAAAAAAAGAATCAAACAGATTAAGTTTACCATTTTAGATTAA
- a CDS encoding single-stranded DNA-binding protein, whose translation MSGTLNKVMLIGHLGDEVKMHYFDGGNCVGRFPLATNETYVNKQTNERVSNTEWHNIVVRNKAAEICEKYLSKGDKVYIEGRLKTRKWTDDKGTDRYSTEIQCTDFTFLSTKNENQGSQAAAANTQAATPDPALSSPTESITEDNDDLPF comes from the coding sequence ATGTCAGGAACATTAAATAAAGTAATGCTAATAGGGCATTTAGGCGATGAAGTAAAGATGCATTATTTTGATGGTGGGAATTGCGTAGGTCGTTTTCCATTAGCCACGAACGAAACCTATGTGAACAAACAGACTAATGAACGTGTAAGCAATACAGAATGGCACAATATTGTCGTTCGGAATAAAGCAGCTGAAATATGTGAAAAGTACTTATCAAAAGGTGACAAAGTCTATATTGAAGGACGTTTAAAGACGAGAAAATGGACAGACGATAAAGGTACCGATCGTTATTCAACTGAAATTCAATGTACCGATTTCACATTCTTATCGACAAAAAATGAGAATCAAGGAAGTCAAGCTGCTGCGGCTAATACACAAGCAGCAACACCTGATCCGGCTCTTTCGAGTCCAACTGAATCAATTACAGAAGACAACGATGATCTTCCGTTTTAA
- the mutY gene encoding A/G-specific adenine glycosylase — translation MNFTKILTHWYSANKRSLPWRTTKNPYHIWLSEIIMQQTQIKQGLPYYEAFIRHFPTVFKLADADEQEVLKLWQGLGYYSRARNLHTSAKHIADELDGVFPSNYSDILKLKGVGDYTASAIASICFNESAAVVDGNVYRVLSRYFGIDTPINSSTGIKEFKALASSLLDSTNPGDYNQAVMEFGATQCKPKNPNCSVCPLKDSCMALQKGKVDALPVKLKKTKITKKHFNFLVLISADKQTLFEKRTSKGIWQNLYQFPLIESEHPIDPENFNSHTKVKHFFSGLNYEYSLYNTSELVHKLSHQHLFTRFWIIELDKLPKEGIPVAHLKTYPTPILISKFIDEFDF, via the coding sequence ATGAATTTCACTAAAATTTTAACACATTGGTACTCAGCAAATAAGCGTAGCTTACCATGGAGAACAACCAAAAACCCTTATCATATCTGGTTGTCTGAAATTATCATGCAACAAACTCAAATTAAACAAGGGTTGCCTTATTATGAAGCTTTTATAAGGCATTTTCCAACAGTTTTTAAACTTGCAGATGCCGACGAGCAAGAGGTGTTAAAATTATGGCAAGGATTAGGCTACTACTCTAGAGCTAGAAATTTGCACACTTCAGCAAAACATATTGCTGATGAGCTAGATGGTGTTTTCCCTTCTAATTATTCAGACATTCTAAAACTTAAAGGTGTTGGTGATTATACAGCCAGTGCCATTGCTTCCATTTGTTTCAATGAATCTGCCGCGGTGGTTGACGGAAACGTATATCGTGTGCTATCGCGATATTTTGGAATTGATACACCCATTAACTCAAGTACTGGTATTAAAGAATTCAAGGCCTTGGCCAGTTCTTTATTAGATAGCACCAACCCAGGAGATTATAACCAAGCAGTTATGGAGTTTGGCGCCACCCAATGCAAGCCCAAAAATCCAAACTGTTCTGTTTGTCCGCTTAAAGATAGTTGCATGGCGTTACAAAAAGGCAAGGTTGACGCTTTGCCTGTCAAACTAAAGAAAACTAAGATCACTAAGAAACACTTCAACTTTTTAGTGCTCATTTCCGCAGACAAACAAACGCTTTTCGAAAAACGGACGTCTAAAGGTATTTGGCAAAATTTATATCAGTTCCCACTGATAGAAAGTGAACATCCCATAGATCCTGAAAATTTTAATTCGCATACCAAAGTTAAGCACTTTTTCAGTGGACTTAATTATGAGTACAGTTTATATAACACTTCCGAATTGGTCCATAAACTATCACACCAGCATTTGTTCACTCGATTTTGGATTATTGAGCTTGATAAGCTCCCAAAGGAAGGAATCCCTGTTGCTCATCTCAAAACCTATCCTACACCCATATTAATTAGTAAATTTATTGACGAGTTTGACTTTTAG
- a CDS encoding HU family DNA-binding protein, whose amino-acid sequence MTKADIVAKISDKLGIEKGDVQATVETFMEEVKSSLEGGDNVYLRGFGSFIVKTRAEKTGRNISKNTTIKIPAHNIPAFKPAKVFVEGVKTNVEVN is encoded by the coding sequence ATGACAAAAGCTGACATAGTAGCTAAAATTTCCGATAAATTGGGAATTGAGAAAGGAGACGTACAAGCAACGGTGGAAACATTTATGGAAGAAGTTAAATCATCTTTAGAAGGAGGAGATAACGTTTACTTAAGAGGTTTCGGAAGTTTTATCGTAAAAACTAGAGCAGAAAAAACTGGTCGTAACATTTCAAAAAACACAACAATTAAAATACCTGCGCACAATATCCCTGCATTTAAACCTGCAAAAGTATTTGTCGAAGGAGTTAAAACTAACGTTGAAGTAAACTAA